A region from the Symphalangus syndactylus isolate Jambi chromosome 2, NHGRI_mSymSyn1-v2.1_pri, whole genome shotgun sequence genome encodes:
- the TSPYL1 gene encoding testis-specific Y-encoded-like protein 1: MSGLDGVKRTPPFQTHSIIISDQVPSDQDAHQYLRLREESEATQVMAEPGEGGSETVALPPPPPSEEGGVHQDPAGRGGTPQIRVVGGRGHVAIKAGQEGGQPPAEGLVAASVVMAADRSLKKGVQGAEKALEICGAESSASELTAGAETEAEEVKTGKCATVSAAVAEGESAEVVVKEGLAEKEVVEEQMEVEEQPPEGEEIEVAEEDRLEEEAREEEGPWPLHEALRMDPLEAIQLELDTVNAQADRAFQQLEHKFGRMRRHYLERRNYIIQNIPGFWMTAFRNHPQLSAMIRGQDAEMLRYITNLEVKELRHPRTGCKFKFFFRRNPYFRNKLIVKEYEVRSSGRVVSLSTPIIWRRGHEPQSFIRRNQDLICSFFTWFSDHSLPESDKIAEIIKEDLWPNPLQYYLLREGVRRARRRPLREPVEIPRPFGFQSG; this comes from the coding sequence ATGAGCGGCCTGGATGGGGTCAAGAGGACCCCTCCCTTCCAAACCCACAGCATCATTATTTCTGACCAAGTCCCGAGCGACCAGGACGCACACCAGTACCTGAGGCTCCGCGAAGAAAGCGAGGCGACACAGGTGATGGCGGAACCGGGTGAGGGAGGCTCGGAGACCGTCGCGCTCCCGCCTCCACCGCCTTCAGAGGAGGGGGGCGTACACCAGGATCCCGCGGGCCGTGGCGGTACTCCCCAGATCCGAGTTGTTGGGGGTCGCGGTCATGTAGCGATCAAAGCCGGGCAGGAAGGGGGCCAGCCTCCCGCTGAGGGCCTGGTAGCCGCCTCTGTGGTGATGGCAGCCGACCGCAGCCTGAAAAAGGGCGTTCAGGGTGCAGAGAAGGCCCTAGAAATCTGTGGCGCCGAGAGTTCCGCATCTGAGCTGACGGCGGGGGCGGAGACCGAGGCCGAGGAGGTGAAGACAGGAAAGTGCGCCACCGTCTCAGCAGCCGTGGCTGAAGGGGAGAGCGCTGAGGTGGTGGTGAAGGAAGGCCTGGCGGAGAAGGAGGTAGTGGAGGAGCAGATGGAGGTAGAGGAGCAGCCGCCAGAAGGTGAAGAAATAGAAGTGGCAGAGGAAGACAGATTGGAGGAGGAGGcgagggaggaggaagggcctTGGCCTCTGCATGAGGCTCTCCGCATGGACCCTCTGGAGGCCATCCAGCTGGAACTGGACACTGTGAATGCTCAGGCCGACAGGGCCTTCCAACAGCTGGAGCACAAGTTTGGGCGGATGCGTCGGCACTACCTGGAGCGGAGGAACTACATCATTCAGAATATCCCGGGCTTCTGGATGACTGCTTTTCGAAACCACCCCCAGTTGTCCGCCATGATTAGGGGCCAAGATGCAGAGATGTTAAGGTACATAACCAATTTAGAGGTGAAGGAACTCAGACACCCTAGAACCGGCTGCAAGTTCAAGTTCTTCTTTAGAAGAAACCCGTACTTCAGAAACAAGCTGATTGTCAAGGAATATGAGGTAAGATCCTCCGGCCGAGTGGTGTCTCTTTCTACTCCAATTATATGGCGCAGGGGGCATGAACCCCAGTCCTTCATTCGCAGAAACCAAGACCTCatctgcagcttcttcacctgGTTTTCAGACCACAGCCTTCCAGAGTCCGACAAAATTGCTGAGATTATTAAAGAGGATCTGTGGCCAAATCCACTGCAATACTACCTGTTGCGTGAAGGAGTCCGTAGAGCCAGACGTCGCCCACTAAGGGAGCCTGTAGAGATCCCCAGGCCCTTTGGGTTCCAGTCTGGTTAA